A region from the Deltaproteobacteria bacterium genome encodes:
- the holB gene encoding DNA polymerase III subunit delta': MRVDSILGHDRPKTILSAALAGGRLHHAWLFSGPAGVGKELLAMIFARALLCEGGDAGRPCEACESCERSARGVNPDLVIVRPEAERVARNEIDRDALEGSPSREIRIAEVRALERRLRLPSHRGGRTVALISPAEAMNGSAQNALLKTLEEPPNGSVLLLVTDAEGALLPTVRSRCLRLPFGPLPTALLERELRARLECDEAVARSVAALSGGSLGRALQLGTESAERRYQVLDLLEVLTTSRGPDPIEIQRAAAEWSGDRDDTTWLLEITEGYLRDLLAAAAGAGAEALHNHDRVDPILATAARVAPFRIHAALESLEEARAGLARNANLRLTLERTLGRVAEAL, from the coding sequence ATGCGGGTCGACTCCATCCTGGGCCACGATCGCCCCAAGACGATCCTCTCGGCGGCGCTGGCCGGCGGGCGGCTCCACCACGCCTGGCTCTTCTCCGGGCCCGCCGGGGTGGGCAAGGAGCTGCTGGCCATGATCTTCGCCCGGGCCCTCCTCTGCGAGGGCGGCGATGCGGGCCGCCCCTGCGAGGCGTGTGAGAGCTGCGAGCGCTCGGCGCGGGGCGTGAACCCCGACCTGGTGATCGTCCGGCCCGAGGCCGAGCGTGTGGCTCGCAACGAGATCGACCGGGACGCGCTCGAGGGCAGCCCCTCCCGCGAGATCCGCATCGCGGAGGTCCGGGCCCTCGAGCGGCGCCTGCGCCTGCCCTCCCACCGGGGCGGCCGCACGGTGGCCCTGATCAGCCCCGCCGAAGCCATGAACGGCTCGGCCCAGAACGCCCTCCTCAAGACCCTCGAGGAGCCGCCCAACGGAAGCGTCCTCTTGCTGGTGACCGACGCCGAGGGCGCCTTGCTGCCCACGGTCCGCTCGCGCTGCCTGCGGCTGCCCTTCGGGCCCCTGCCCACCGCGCTGCTGGAGCGCGAGCTGCGCGCCCGCCTCGAGTGCGACGAGGCGGTGGCCCGCTCGGTGGCGGCCCTCTCGGGCGGCTCCCTGGGCCGCGCCCTGCAGCTGGGCACCGAGAGCGCCGAGCGCCGCTACCAGGTCCTCGATCTGCTCGAGGTGCTCACCACCAGCCGCGGCCCGGATCCCATCGAGATCCAGCGGGCGGCGGCCGAGTGGTCCGGCGACCGGGACGACACCACCTGGCTGCTGGAGATCACCGAGGGCTACCTGCGGGATCTGCTCGCCGCCGCCGCCGGCGCCGGGGCCGAGGCCCTCCACAACCACGATCGCGTGGATCCGATCCTCGCCACTGCGGCGCGGGTGGCGCCCTTCCGGATCCACGCCGCCCTCGAGAGCCTCGAGGAGGCGCGGGCGGGGCTCGCCCGCAACGCCAACCTGCGCCTGACCCTCGAGCGCACCCTCGGCCGGGTCGCGGAGGCCCTGTGA
- the metG gene encoding methionine--tRNA ligase — protein sequence MSIRDESDAPILVTSALPYANGSIHLGHLVEYIQTDIYVRFLKSIGADVTYVCADDTHGAAIEISAAREKVSPEDFIARVKVEHERDLAAFGVAFDAFHSTHSEENRRWATRIYEALRDGGHVTERSSEQLYCVTDERFLPDRFVKGTCPKCGAADQYGDNCEQCGATYEPTDLKGAACAICGHEPEVRSSTHLYVQLEHFADFLKGWTGSGSLQPEIRNFVEGWLEEGLQDWCVTRDGPYFGFEVPDRPGKYFYVWLDAPVGYIASTEFWAGGAGKDVKDYWERPGARILHFIGKDIVYFHTLFWPAMLEGAQLALPERVIVHGMLTVNGVKMSKSRGTFINARTYLEAGLDPEWLRYYYAGNLGARPDDLDLNLEEFGQRINAELVNNVANLCHRAVSFGCSKLEGRIGAPSQGELKTEALKLMDEIRDHYEALDFRKALKAINQLADLGNRHFQDSAPWTQIKTDPEAARQTVTDAVNVSALLAIALAPVVPGLSGRMAEALGLEELGWGRATFSEADRAIGPAVPLASRVEPERVQAMVKPQEELPPPPPRKAEEGQGAEVGLIGFDDFQKVELRVGLVVEAEKVEKADKLLKLAVDLGEDRHRTILAGIAQAYEPETLVGKRVVAVTNLAPRKLRGILSEGMLLAAGPGGAELTLAEIPGEVAPGTRVK from the coding sequence ATGAGCATCCGTGACGAATCCGACGCCCCGATCCTGGTGACCTCTGCGCTGCCCTACGCCAACGGCAGCATCCACCTGGGCCACCTGGTCGAATACATCCAGACCGACATCTACGTGCGCTTCCTGAAGTCCATCGGGGCGGACGTCACCTACGTCTGCGCCGACGACACCCACGGCGCCGCCATCGAGATCTCGGCCGCCCGGGAGAAGGTCTCCCCCGAGGACTTCATCGCCCGGGTGAAGGTCGAGCACGAGCGGGACCTCGCGGCCTTCGGGGTCGCCTTCGACGCCTTCCACAGCACCCACTCCGAGGAGAACCGCCGCTGGGCGACCCGGATCTACGAGGCGCTGCGGGACGGCGGGCACGTCACCGAGCGCTCGAGCGAGCAGCTCTACTGCGTCACCGACGAGCGCTTCCTCCCCGACCGCTTCGTGAAGGGCACCTGCCCGAAGTGCGGCGCCGCCGACCAGTACGGCGACAACTGCGAGCAGTGCGGCGCCACCTACGAACCCACCGATCTGAAGGGCGCGGCCTGCGCCATCTGCGGGCACGAGCCCGAGGTGCGCTCCTCGACCCACCTCTACGTGCAGCTCGAGCACTTCGCCGACTTCCTCAAGGGCTGGACCGGCAGCGGCAGCCTCCAGCCCGAGATCCGCAACTTCGTCGAGGGCTGGCTGGAGGAGGGCCTGCAGGACTGGTGCGTCACCCGCGACGGCCCCTACTTCGGCTTCGAGGTGCCCGACCGCCCCGGCAAGTACTTCTACGTCTGGCTCGACGCGCCGGTGGGCTACATCGCCTCCACCGAGTTCTGGGCCGGCGGCGCCGGCAAGGACGTGAAGGACTACTGGGAGCGCCCGGGCGCCCGGATCCTCCACTTCATCGGCAAGGACATCGTCTACTTCCACACCCTCTTCTGGCCGGCGATGCTCGAGGGGGCGCAGCTCGCCCTGCCCGAGCGGGTCATCGTCCACGGGATGCTCACCGTGAACGGCGTGAAGATGTCCAAGAGCCGGGGCACCTTCATCAACGCCCGGACCTACCTCGAGGCCGGCCTCGATCCCGAGTGGCTGCGCTACTACTACGCCGGCAACCTCGGGGCCCGGCCCGACGACCTCGACCTCAACCTCGAGGAGTTCGGTCAGCGGATCAACGCCGAGCTGGTCAACAACGTGGCCAACCTCTGCCACCGCGCGGTCTCCTTCGGCTGCTCGAAGCTCGAGGGCCGCATCGGGGCCCCCTCGCAGGGGGAGCTGAAGACCGAGGCCCTGAAGCTCATGGACGAGATCCGGGACCACTACGAGGCCCTCGACTTCCGCAAGGCGCTCAAGGCGATCAACCAGCTCGCCGACCTGGGCAACCGCCACTTCCAGGACTCGGCGCCCTGGACCCAGATCAAGACCGACCCCGAGGCGGCGCGTCAGACCGTCACCGACGCGGTGAACGTCTCGGCGCTGCTGGCCATCGCCCTCGCGCCGGTGGTGCCCGGCCTCTCCGGCCGGATGGCCGAGGCCCTGGGCCTCGAGGAGCTCGGCTGGGGGCGGGCGACCTTCTCCGAGGCCGACCGCGCGATCGGCCCGGCGGTGCCCCTGGCCAGCCGGGTGGAGCCCGAGAGGGTGCAGGCCATGGTGAAGCCGCAGGAAGAGCTCCCGCCGCCGCCGCCGCGCAAGGCGGAGGAGGGGCAGGGCGCCGAGGTCGGCCTGATCGGCTTCGACGACTTCCAGAAGGTCGAGCTGCGGGTGGGCCTGGTCGTCGAGGCCGAGAAGGTGGAGAAGGCGGACAAGCTCCTGAAGCTCGCGGTGGACCTGGGCGAGGACCGGCACCGCACCATCCTGGCGGGGATCGCGCAGGCCTACGAGCCGGAGACCCTCGTCGGCAAGCGGGTGGTGGCGGTGACCAACCTGGCCCCCCGCAAGCTCCGGGGAATCCTCTCCGAGGGGATGCTCCTGGCCGCCGGACCTGGCGGCGCCGAGCTGACCCTGGCCGAGATCCCCGGAGAGGTCGCGCCGGGAACGAGGGTGAAATGA
- a CDS encoding TatD family hydrolase, which produces MFIDAHAHLDAESFTLPPEEILRRAFEAGVDQLIVVGCGVERSRNALALAQRHPGRLFAVVGVHPHDVAGMRDADLEAIAALAREPEVVGVGETGLDYHYDHSPRDVQQEVFARHLELAREVGKPVVIHTREAEEDTLSVLERVGRLPAGGQLHCFTSSRELALRGVEEHGFHVSFSGVLTFANADPLRAICAELPEERLLIETDCPYLTPAPFRGIKNEPALVSVVAGKMAELRGLEVAELARRTSAHCRALFGLPPPPPSDLLAFASGRCLHLRVDHPEATAAQLLEAAGRWPEKKLREVELLTLGGEERAVLAEAARGWAAARGLSLRPGEA; this is translated from the coding sequence ATGTTCATCGACGCGCACGCGCACCTCGACGCGGAGAGCTTCACGCTCCCGCCCGAGGAGATCCTCCGCCGCGCCTTCGAGGCCGGGGTCGATCAGCTGATCGTGGTCGGCTGCGGCGTCGAGCGCTCCCGGAACGCGCTGGCGCTGGCGCAGCGCCACCCGGGCCGGCTCTTCGCGGTGGTGGGCGTCCACCCCCACGACGTGGCCGGGATGCGGGACGCCGACCTCGAGGCCATCGCCGCCCTGGCTCGCGAGCCGGAGGTCGTGGGGGTGGGGGAGACCGGCCTCGACTACCACTACGATCACTCGCCCCGCGACGTGCAGCAGGAGGTCTTCGCCCGTCACCTCGAGCTGGCCCGGGAGGTCGGCAAGCCGGTGGTCATCCACACCCGCGAGGCTGAGGAGGACACGCTCTCGGTCCTCGAGCGGGTGGGGCGCCTCCCCGCCGGCGGTCAGCTCCACTGCTTCACCTCCTCCCGCGAGCTCGCCCTGCGGGGCGTCGAGGAGCACGGCTTCCACGTCAGCTTCTCCGGCGTGCTGACCTTCGCCAACGCCGACCCGCTGCGGGCGATCTGTGCCGAGCTGCCCGAGGAGAGGCTGCTGATCGAGACCGACTGCCCCTACCTCACCCCCGCGCCCTTCCGGGGCATCAAGAACGAGCCAGCCCTGGTCAGCGTGGTCGCCGGCAAGATGGCCGAGCTGCGGGGGCTCGAGGTCGCCGAGCTGGCCCGCCGGACGAGCGCCCACTGCCGGGCCCTCTTCGGACTCCCCCCGCCGCCGCCGAGCGACCTGCTCGCCTTCGCCTCCGGCCGCTGCCTCCACCTCCGGGTGGATCACCCCGAGGCCACCGCCGCGCAGCTCCTCGAGGCCGCCGGGCGCTGGCCGGAGAAGAAGCTGCGCGAGGTCGAGCTCCTCACCCTCGGAGGGGAGGAGCGCGCGGTGCTGGCCGAGGCGGCGCGGGGCTGGGCCGCGGCCCGCGGACTCAGTCTTCGCCCAGGGGAAGCGTGA
- a CDS encoding methyl-accepting chemotaxis protein — protein sequence MRERLEHRILIFIMAVVAMSMFATCLVIVYLTRSDVFTAARQRLDDTALVVRSSIEETMLSGENEVTESLVRRLRSIEGLETVEVFNHEGRPAFQPKARVSESEALTRISSSGERLVFEEGGRLTIYDPFPNTKACHACHTSEGKVLGAVKISTSLQAERDIVQKFLLTMLGGALLLTVLVLLLIRRFLRKEVIEPVTMLETEAARLATGDLSFQTKIDSRDEIGRLDQSIRSSMVSLGRMLQHIHRVAERVSGSAEIILRDAERVSVGARTEAEAVTEISSSIGELKAAIEEISGVTADLAASVETSSSSIQEMAATIGSVTHSAQALTGGIDEASSSIFQLATTTGEIARNAEGLATVAEDTLSAVAQISSTIRDVEQSARESARLSEKASGDAASLGVVSVEKTKTGMEAIKASVERAAGTVQRLGDRSTEIGSILTVIESVTDRTNLLALNAAILAAQAGEHGKGFAVVAEEIKDLAEQTARSTKEITQLISAVRREVSEAIEAMAGGLFSVEEGIGLTRAASSALEEILASSRRSTQMAASIERRTAEQAAATKSVADSMELLRNMAKQIANSTSEQSTGMDLIMQAAERMRIGAHSVNLATEEQATGSRHISSSVETIADRTHTLSRALKEQEQGARQILASLQRIAELPEQNSENAARIHRLMQELLQDAELMAEEMKRFTLPLGED from the coding sequence ATGAGAGAACGACTCGAACACCGGATCCTGATCTTCATCATGGCCGTCGTGGCCATGAGCATGTTCGCCACCTGCCTGGTGATCGTCTACCTGACCCGCTCCGACGTCTTCACGGCGGCCCGCCAGCGCCTGGACGACACCGCGCTGGTGGTCCGCAGCAGCATCGAGGAGACGATGCTCTCCGGGGAGAACGAGGTGACCGAGAGCCTGGTGCGGCGGCTGCGCTCCATCGAGGGCCTCGAGACGGTCGAGGTCTTCAACCACGAGGGGCGCCCCGCCTTCCAGCCGAAGGCCCGGGTGAGCGAGAGCGAGGCCCTCACCCGCATCTCCTCCAGCGGCGAGCGGCTGGTCTTCGAAGAAGGCGGCCGCCTCACGATCTACGACCCCTTCCCCAACACCAAGGCCTGCCACGCCTGCCACACCTCCGAGGGCAAGGTGCTCGGCGCGGTGAAGATCTCCACCTCCCTCCAGGCCGAGCGGGACATCGTCCAGAAGTTCCTGCTGACCATGCTCGGCGGAGCCCTCCTCCTGACCGTGCTGGTGCTCCTCCTGATCCGCCGCTTCTTGCGCAAGGAGGTGATCGAGCCGGTGACCATGCTGGAGACCGAGGCGGCGCGCCTCGCGACCGGGGACCTGAGCTTCCAGACCAAGATCGACTCCCGGGACGAGATCGGCCGCCTGGATCAGTCCATCCGCAGCTCGATGGTCTCCCTGGGGAGGATGCTGCAGCACATCCACCGGGTCGCCGAGCGCGTCTCCGGCTCGGCGGAGATCATCCTGCGGGACGCCGAGCGCGTCTCCGTGGGCGCCCGCACCGAGGCGGAGGCGGTCACCGAGATCTCCTCCTCGATCGGCGAGCTGAAGGCGGCCATCGAGGAGATCTCCGGGGTCACCGCCGACCTGGCCGCCTCGGTGGAGACCTCCTCCAGCTCGATCCAGGAGATGGCCGCCACCATCGGCTCCGTCACCCACAGCGCCCAGGCCCTCACCGGCGGCATCGACGAGGCCTCCTCGTCGATCTTCCAGCTCGCCACCACCACCGGGGAGATCGCCCGCAACGCCGAGGGCCTGGCGACCGTCGCCGAGGACACCCTCTCCGCCGTCGCCCAGATCTCCAGCACCATCCGGGACGTCGAGCAGAGCGCCCGGGAGTCCGCCCGCCTCTCGGAAAAGGCCAGCGGGGACGCGGCCTCGCTCGGCGTGGTCTCGGTGGAGAAGACCAAGACCGGGATGGAGGCCATCAAGGCCAGCGTGGAGCGCGCCGCCGGGACGGTCCAGCGCCTCGGTGATCGCTCCACCGAGATCGGCTCCATCCTCACCGTCATCGAGTCGGTCACCGACCGGACCAACCTCCTGGCCCTCAACGCCGCCATCCTGGCCGCCCAGGCGGGAGAGCACGGCAAGGGCTTCGCGGTGGTCGCCGAGGAGATCAAGGATCTGGCCGAGCAGACGGCCCGCTCCACCAAGGAGATCACCCAGCTCATCTCGGCCGTCCGCCGCGAGGTCAGCGAGGCCATCGAGGCGATGGCCGGCGGCCTCTTCTCGGTGGAGGAGGGCATCGGCCTGACCCGGGCCGCCAGCTCGGCCCTCGAGGAGATCCTGGCCAGCTCCCGGCGCTCCACCCAGATGGCGGCGTCGATCGAGCGGCGCACGGCGGAGCAGGCCGCCGCGACCAAGAGCGTCGCCGACTCCATGGAGCTCCTGCGCAACATGGCGAAGCAGATCGCCAACTCCACCTCCGAGCAGTCCACCGGGATGGACCTCATCATGCAGGCCGCGGAGCGGATGCGGATCGGCGCGCACAGCGTGAACCTCGCCACCGAGGAGCAGGCCACCGGCAGCCGCCACATCTCCTCCTCCGTGGAGACCATCGCCGACCGCACCCACACCCTCTCCCGGGCCCTGAAGGAGCAGGAGCAGGGCGCCCGTCAGATCCTGGCCTCCCTCCAGCGGATCGCCGAGCTGCCCGAGCAGAACAGCGAGAACGCCGCCCGGATTCACCGGCTGATGCAGGAGCTCCTGCAGGACGCCGAGCTGATGGCCGAGGAGATGAAGCGCTTCACGCTTCCCCTGGGCGAAGACTGA
- a CDS encoding S9 family peptidase gives MTPKRTLALLLVLTPLLAASAARAERREEGTLVFDGVPEAPAELGERLRQYENVRAAALDGWDPVRGGLLVTTRFAETAQLHHVARPGAYRQQLTFFAEPIREAAMRPAVKGQKAHGLVLLKDVGGDENYQLHYLDLATGKAHLLTDGKARHGEARWSHAGDRVAYFGTGRNGKDWDIYVTTPEAKGAGEARRVYEGEGSWVPYAWSPDDRRLLVGKYVSINESSLHVLDLATGALTQVNPSEKRIAYGESAVFSGDGKGVFYTSDEAGEFRQLVYWDLTRRQATVLSAKIDWDVEELAISPDGRALAFTVNEDGILRLYLMNTKTRAHRQVKGLPIGLLRGLHFSPDGRQLGVGANTPQTPGDVFVVDVKNPKKVTRWTHSEVGGLDPEIFVVPELVRYPTFDQVEGKAREIPAFVYRPRGAKGAAPVIVYIHGGPESQFVPYFSSSLQYYLNELGVAVVAPNVRGSAGYGKSYLELDNGFKREDSVRDIGALLDWIEKDPGLDGKRVVVMGGSYGGYMVLATLAHYGDRLVAGVDNVGISNFVTFLTNTKDYRRDLRRQEYGDERDPEMRAFLEKISPTNNVEKITKPLFIGQGQNDPRVPVSEAEQMLAALRARGGTAWYLLARDEGHGFRKKKNYDAYRQAVVLFLQAYLLTD, from the coding sequence ATGACGCCGAAGAGGACCCTCGCCCTGCTCCTCGTCCTCACCCCCCTCCTCGCCGCGAGCGCGGCGCGGGCCGAGCGCCGGGAGGAGGGCACCCTCGTCTTCGACGGCGTCCCCGAGGCCCCGGCCGAGCTCGGCGAGCGGCTGCGGCAGTACGAGAACGTCCGGGCTGCCGCCCTCGATGGCTGGGATCCCGTCCGGGGCGGCCTCCTCGTCACGACCCGCTTCGCCGAGACGGCGCAGCTGCACCACGTCGCCCGCCCGGGCGCCTACCGCCAGCAGCTGACCTTCTTCGCCGAGCCGATCCGGGAGGCCGCCATGCGGCCGGCGGTGAAGGGCCAGAAGGCCCACGGCCTCGTCCTCCTGAAGGACGTGGGGGGCGACGAGAACTACCAGCTCCACTACCTCGATCTGGCGACCGGGAAGGCTCACCTCCTCACCGACGGGAAGGCCCGGCACGGCGAGGCCCGCTGGAGCCACGCCGGGGATCGCGTCGCCTACTTCGGCACCGGCCGCAACGGGAAGGACTGGGACATCTACGTCACCACCCCCGAGGCGAAGGGGGCCGGGGAGGCCCGGCGAGTGTACGAGGGGGAGGGGAGCTGGGTGCCCTACGCCTGGAGCCCCGACGACCGGAGGCTGCTCGTGGGCAAGTACGTCTCGATCAACGAGAGCAGCCTGCACGTCCTCGACCTCGCCACCGGCGCGTTGACCCAGGTCAACCCCTCGGAGAAGAGGATCGCCTACGGTGAGTCGGCGGTCTTCTCCGGAGACGGCAAGGGTGTCTTCTACACCTCGGACGAGGCGGGGGAGTTCCGGCAGCTCGTCTACTGGGATCTGACGCGGCGGCAGGCGACGGTGCTCTCGGCGAAGATCGACTGGGACGTGGAGGAGCTGGCGATCTCCCCGGACGGCCGCGCCCTGGCCTTCACGGTCAACGAGGACGGCATCCTGCGCCTCTACCTGATGAACACGAAGACCCGCGCGCACCGGCAGGTGAAGGGGCTCCCCATCGGCCTGCTGCGCGGGCTCCACTTCTCCCCGGACGGCAGGCAGCTCGGGGTCGGCGCCAACACCCCCCAGACCCCCGGCGACGTCTTCGTGGTCGACGTGAAGAACCCGAAGAAGGTCACCCGCTGGACCCACAGCGAGGTGGGGGGGCTGGACCCGGAGATCTTCGTGGTGCCGGAGCTGGTCCGCTACCCGACCTTCGATCAGGTCGAGGGGAAGGCCCGGGAGATCCCGGCCTTCGTCTACCGGCCCCGGGGGGCGAAGGGCGCGGCGCCGGTCATCGTCTACATCCACGGCGGGCCGGAGAGCCAGTTCGTGCCCTACTTCTCCTCGTCCCTGCAGTACTACCTGAACGAGCTGGGCGTCGCGGTGGTGGCGCCCAACGTGCGCGGCTCCGCCGGCTACGGCAAGAGCTACCTGGAGCTCGACAACGGCTTCAAGCGCGAGGACTCGGTGAGGGACATCGGCGCCCTGCTCGACTGGATCGAGAAGGATCCCGGGCTCGACGGGAAGCGGGTGGTGGTGATGGGCGGCTCCTACGGCGGCTACATGGTGCTGGCCACCCTGGCCCACTACGGCGACCGGCTGGTGGCGGGCGTCGACAACGTCGGCATCTCCAACTTCGTCACCTTCCTGACCAACACCAAGGACTACCGCCGCGACCTGCGCCGCCAGGAGTACGGCGACGAGCGTGATCCCGAGATGCGGGCCTTCCTCGAGAAGATCTCGCCCACCAACAACGTGGAGAAGATCACGAAGCCCCTCTTCATCGGCCAGGGCCAGAACGACCCCCGGGTCCCGGTGAGCGAGGCCGAGCAGATGCTGGCCGCCCTCCGCGCGCGGGGGGGGACCGCCTGGTACCTGCTGGCCCGCGACGAGGGCCACGGCTTCCGCAAGAAGAAGAACTACGACGCCTACCGTCAGGCGGTGGTGCTCTTCCTCCAGGCCTACCTGCTGACCGACTAA